Sequence from the bacterium genome:
AGGAATTGATGCTTGCTGGATTTTCAATAGAGGAAATTGCCAGGGCAGTAAATATGAGTAAAACTGAGGTTCAATTAGTATTGGAATTGAAAAATAAGATGTAAGAGGAGTAAAAATGCACAATATCGCTATTTATCCAGGAACATTTGACCCGATAACAAATGGTCATTTAGATATAATTGAACGAGCGATACCTTTATTTGAAGAGGTAATAGTTGCTGTGGCTTGCGATTCTTCTAAACCAACTCTTTTTTCGATACAAGAGCGAATACAAATGTTAAAAGAGATAACCAAAGATTACCCTAATGTCGAGGTAGAGGAATTTTCTGGATTGTTAGTTGAATATGCACAAAAAAAACAGGCAGGTATTATCATTCGAGGACTACGGGCAGTGTCAGATTTTGAACATGAGTTCCAAATGGCTTCCTTGAATAAAAGATTAAATCCCGGGATAGAAACTCTGTTTATGATGACCCATGAAGATAATTTCTTCTTAAGTTCTTCAGCGATAAAAGAAATAGCCAGTCTGGGTGGTTCACTGCATGGTTTTGTCCCCAAAATTGTCGAAGAAATACTGAAAAAGAGGTTTAAATCATGAAACAAATAACACTTATTTTATCTATCCATTGCCATCAACCTGTTGGGAATTTTGACTATGTTTTTGAAGAGGCTTATCAAAAGGCATATCTTCCTTTTATTAAAGTTTTAGAAAAGCATCCTGATATTAAATTATCACTTCATTATAGTGGTTCTTTATTAAACTGGTTTTTGGAAAAGCATCCGGAGATAATTAGCAAGGTAAAAAAGTTAATTCAGCAAGGCCAGGTAGAAATACTGACTGGTGGTTTTTATGAACCAATATTACCTGCTATCCCTGACCGCGATAAGATTGGGCAAATTCAGAAATTGACCAATACGATTAAAAACTATTTTGGCATAATTCCAAAGGGGATGTGGTTAGCCGAACGAGTTTGGGAGCCATCATTATCTAAACCCATAGGTGAAGCGGGAGTAGAATTCACTTTAGTTGACGATGCTCATTTTAAATGGGTTGGAATTAAAGAGAAAGACCTGTTTGGATATTATGTAACCGAAGAAGAAGGGGTAGCGATAAAAATATTCCCAATCAGCCAAAAGTTAAGATATTTAATTCCATTTGCCCCAAAAGTAGATAATGTTCTGGAATATCTCCAATCGGTCGCCGATGAAAATGTAACAAAAATGATACTTATGGGTGATGATGGTGAAAAATTTGGCATCTGGCCTAATACCTATGAATGGGTCTATGAAAAAGGCTGGTTGGACAATTTCTTCACGGCGTTAGAAAATGCAGACTGGATAAAAATGACAACTTTATCGGGTTGGATAATGAAAAATAATT
This genomic interval carries:
- the coaD gene encoding pantetheine-phosphate adenylyltransferase codes for the protein MHNIAIYPGTFDPITNGHLDIIERAIPLFEEVIVAVACDSSKPTLFSIQERIQMLKEITKDYPNVEVEEFSGLLVEYAQKKQAGIIIRGLRAVSDFEHEFQMASLNKRLNPGIETLFMMTHEDNFFLSSSAIKEIASLGGSLHGFVPKIVEEILKKRFKS